A stretch of the Gossypium hirsutum isolate 1008001.06 chromosome D07, Gossypium_hirsutum_v2.1, whole genome shotgun sequence genome encodes the following:
- the LOC107956053 gene encoding cyclin-dependent protein kinase inhibitor SMR9: MAPTTSKATRKASSTKKKKKHVKGKISNQKTAAALMEDTEGGDGDDIVTAETPFSTPKAQRFRIPEMETCPPAPKKQRLLLSDCSLQTTPIAFFAPPDLELFFFAL, encoded by the coding sequence ATGGCACCCACCACCAGCAAAGCCACAAGAAAAGCAAGCAgcacgaagaagaagaagaagcatgtAAAGGGCAAAATCAGTAATCAGAAGACAGCAGCAGCATTAATGGAGGATACTGAAGGAGGTGATGGTGATGATATAGTTACTGCCGAAACTCCATTCTCAACACCCAAAGCTCAAAGGTTTCGAATACCGGAGATGGAGACATGCCCACCAGCCCCAAAGAAGCAAAGACTTCTTCTCTCCGATTGCTCATTGCAAACAACTCCTATTGCTTTCTTTGCTCCTCCAGATTTAGAGCTTTTCTTTTTTGCACTCTGA